Proteins from one Malania oleifera isolate guangnan ecotype guangnan chromosome 4, ASM2987363v1, whole genome shotgun sequence genomic window:
- the LOC131153757 gene encoding subtilisin-like protease SBT2.4 isoform X1 codes for MALLAGSFALFRECMVLLLFATLAAYCFAEERAVYLVLVEGEAVAFRHGFEEGTSWLNPNSESSKAHANDLVNSHDQLLRSTLDAGCYSKLYSFKHIVNGFAVHTTPSQAEKLKHVSVVKVVERDRGIKLMTTYTPKFLKIPKAVWMEKEGGGEMRSTDGGEGVVIGFVDTGINPVHPSFAFDPTSHHRGGGGRRFFTGACETGPRFPPTSCNGKIVSARFFAAGAQAMAPLNSSVDFLSPFDAVGHGSHVASIAVGNYGTPVVVDCFLYGRASGMAPRARIAVYKAIYPSVGALADVVAAIDQATMDGVDILNLSVGPDGPPKDTITFLGVFEIVMLFARRAGVLVVQATGNHGPDPSTVVAFSPWAVGVAASTTDRTYTAALLLGNRLIVAGVGLSGRTYGNSSCQYKLVLAKDAIKANWTSPKSPEYMEECQYPEALEPAIVHDSVVICTFSAGFSKGTSTLTAIINTAKLLGFMGFVLVANPTYGDFVVEPIPFSVPAIMIPTVASAKVHFIQAVYLQRCKRKLNLYEIRLTMPLLQIIVQYYNQHTYRGAKGFATRFAGRAAIGEGRVAAFKGAAPIVSRFSSRGPDIIDSAGNPADVLKPDILAPGHQIWAAWSPLSVLDPILNGYNFALVSGTSMATPHVAGIAALIKQHNPSWTPSLIASAISTTAIKHDKHGQPILAQGSDISSLNRASPFDFGAGLLDPARADNPGLVFPLGFQDYISFLCSLPENDPTMIRNATEESCSKPLSNPSDLNLPSVTISKLTGFRLVRRNVMNVGNKPETYLFSVLLPEGVIVGMYPPWFTIGPRETQDLEIHFNVTQATDEFSFGEIVLTGSLDHIVRMPLSVLPVSMSHK; via the exons ATGGCATTGCTAGCCGGATCGTTTGCTTTGTTTCGTGAATGCATGGTGTTGCTTCTCTTTGCGACCCTCGCAGCTTATTGCTTTGCTGAAGAAAGAGCAGTTTATTTGGTTCTGGTGGAAGGAGAGGCAGTTGCATTCCGTCACGGTTTTGAAGAAGGAACAAGTTGGCTCAATCCCAACAG TGAATCGTCAAAGGCTCATGCAAATGACCTGGTGAATTCCCATGACCAACTTTTACGAAGCACTCTAGATGCCGGCTGCTACAGCAAGCTTTACAGCTTCAAACACATCGTTAATGGCTTTGCCGTCCACACCACCCCTTCTCAG GCTGAGAAGCTGAAACATGTGAGTGTAGTGAAGGTGGTGGAGAGGGATAGGGGAATAAAATTAATGACAACCTACACTCCCAAGTTCCTAAAGATACCTAAAGCAGTGTGGATGGAGAAGGAAGGCGGCGGAGAAATGAGAAGCACTGATGGCGGTGAAGGGGTCGTGATAGGTTTTGTAGATACAGGCATCAACCCAGTGCACCCCAGCTTCGCCTTTGATCCCACCTCTCATCATCGCGGCGGCGGCGGTCGTCGCTTCTTCACTGGCGCGTGCGAGACTGGTCCTCGATTTCCCCCAACTTCGTGCAATGGCAAAATAGTTTCTGCCAGATTCTTTGCTGCCGGGGCTCAAGCTATGGCTCCTCTCAACTCCTCTGTCGACTTCCTCTCCCCCTTTGATGCGGTTGGACATGGCAG CCATGTGGCTTCAATTGCTGTCGGAAATTATGGGACCCCTGTGGTTGTCGATTGCTTCCTCTATGGGAGAGCTAGCGGGATGGCGCCACGTGCACG AATTGCTGTGTACAAAGCTATATATCCAAGCGTGGGTGCTCTAGCAGATGTGGTTGCAGCAATTGATCAg GCAACGATGGACGGAgttgatattttaaatttgtCAGTTGGACCAGATGGGCCGCCGAAGGATACAATCACCTTCTTAGGGGTGTTTGAAATTGTCATGCTATTTGCGCGGAGGGCCGGAGTTTTGGTGGTGCAGGCTACCGGAAACCACGGCCCCGACCCTTCCACTGTCGTGGCTTTCAGCCCTTGGGCTGTTGGAGTTGCTGCTTCCACCACCGACAGGACCTACACCGCCGCTCTCCTCCTCGGAAACCGTCTAATAGTTGCCGGCGTTGGATTATCAG GACGAACTTATGGGAATAGTTCATGCCAATATAAGCTAGTGTTGGCGAAGGATGCCATCAAGGCAAATTGGACCTCGCCCAAGAGTCCAGAGTACATGGAAGAGTGTCAATATCCAGAAGCACTGGAGCCTGCAATAGTGCACGACAGTGTGGTGATCTGCACCTTCTCGGCAGGATTCTCCAAAGGGACCTCCACACTCACCGCCATTATTAACACTGCAAAGCTCCTAGGATTCATGGGCTTTGTTCTAGTCGCCAACCCCACCTATGGTGATTTTGTCGTTGAACCCATTCCTTTTTCTGTTCCAGCAATTATGATCCCAACGGTAGCCAGTGCAAAGGTACATTTTATACAAGCAGTATACCTACAGAGGTGCAAAAGGAAATTAAATCTTTATGAAATAAGATTGACCATGCCTTTGCTACAGATTATAGTGCAGTATTATAATCAGCATACCTACAGAGGTGCAAAAGGATTTGCTACCAGATTTGCAGGGAGAGCAGCCATTGGCGAAGGAAGAGTTGCCGCGTTCAAGGGGGCAGCGCCGATTGTTAGCAGATTCTCATCGAGGGGACCCGATATCATCGATAGTGCTGGAAATCCTGCTGATGTGCTGAAGCCCGATATTCTGGCCCCTGGGCACCAAATCTGGGCAGCTTGGAGCCCCCTCAGTGTTCTGGATCCCATCCTCAATG GATACAATTTTGCACTAGTATCTGGTACCAGCATGGCAACACCTCACGTGGCCGGAATAGCAGCGCTCATCAAACAGCATAATCCTTCATGGACTCCTTCGCTAATTGCCTCTGCAATCTCTACCACTGCAATCAAGCATGACAAACATGGGCAACCCATACTGGCACAAGGATCCGATATTAGTAGCTTGAATCGTGCCAGTCCTTTCGATTTCGGTGCTGGCCTTTTAGATCCAGCTCGCGCTGATAATCCGGGTCTGGTTTTTCCATTAG GATTCCAGGACTACATCAGCTTCCTGTGCTCCTTACCCGAGAATGACCCAACTATGATTCGAAATGCTACTGAAGAATCGTGCAGTAAGCCACTTAGCAACCCATCTGACCTGAACCTTCCTTCAGTGACAATATCAAAACTAACTGGATTCAGATTGGTACGCCGAAATGTCATGAACGTAGGCAACAAGCCAGAGACATACTTATTCTCAGTGCTACTACCCGAAGGGGTCATAGTTGGCATGTATCCACCTTGGTTCACCATAGGTCCAAGGGAAACCCAAGATTTGGAAATACATTTCAATGTGACCCAAGCAACGGATGAGTTTAGCTTTGGTGAGATAGTTCTAACAGGAAGTTTGGATCACATTGTGCGGATGCCTTTATCTGTTCTGCCTGTTTCCATGTCGCACAAATGA
- the LOC131153757 gene encoding subtilisin-like protease SBT2.4 isoform X2, whose protein sequence is MALLAGSFALFRECMVLLLFATLAAYCFAEERAVYLVLVEGEAVAFRHGFEEGTSWLNPNSESSKAHANDLVNSHDQLLRSTLDAGCYSKLYSFKHIVNGFAVHTTPSQAEKLKHVSVVKVVERDRGIKLMTTYTPKFLKIPKAVWMEKEGGGEMRSTDGGEGVVIGFVDTGINPVHPSFAFDPTSHHRGGGGRRFFTGACETGPRFPPTSCNGKIVSARFFAAGAQAMAPLNSSVDFLSPFDAVGHGSHVASIAVGNYGTPVVVDCFLYGRASGMAPRARIAVYKAIYPSVGALADVVAAIDQATMDGVDILNLSVGPDGPPKDTITFLGVFEIVMLFARRAGVLVVQATGNHGPDPSTVVAFSPWAVGVAASTTDRTYTAALLLGNRLIVAGVGLSGRTYGNSSCQYKLVLAKDAIKANWTSPKSPEYMEECQYPEALEPAIVHDSVVICTFSAGFSKGTSTLTAIINTAKLLGFMGFVLVANPTYGDFVVEPIPFSVPAIMIPTVASAKIIVQYYNQHTYRGAKGFATRFAGRAAIGEGRVAAFKGAAPIVSRFSSRGPDIIDSAGNPADVLKPDILAPGHQIWAAWSPLSVLDPILNGYNFALVSGTSMATPHVAGIAALIKQHNPSWTPSLIASAISTTAIKHDKHGQPILAQGSDISSLNRASPFDFGAGLLDPARADNPGLVFPLGFQDYISFLCSLPENDPTMIRNATEESCSKPLSNPSDLNLPSVTISKLTGFRLVRRNVMNVGNKPETYLFSVLLPEGVIVGMYPPWFTIGPRETQDLEIHFNVTQATDEFSFGEIVLTGSLDHIVRMPLSVLPVSMSHK, encoded by the exons ATGGCATTGCTAGCCGGATCGTTTGCTTTGTTTCGTGAATGCATGGTGTTGCTTCTCTTTGCGACCCTCGCAGCTTATTGCTTTGCTGAAGAAAGAGCAGTTTATTTGGTTCTGGTGGAAGGAGAGGCAGTTGCATTCCGTCACGGTTTTGAAGAAGGAACAAGTTGGCTCAATCCCAACAG TGAATCGTCAAAGGCTCATGCAAATGACCTGGTGAATTCCCATGACCAACTTTTACGAAGCACTCTAGATGCCGGCTGCTACAGCAAGCTTTACAGCTTCAAACACATCGTTAATGGCTTTGCCGTCCACACCACCCCTTCTCAG GCTGAGAAGCTGAAACATGTGAGTGTAGTGAAGGTGGTGGAGAGGGATAGGGGAATAAAATTAATGACAACCTACACTCCCAAGTTCCTAAAGATACCTAAAGCAGTGTGGATGGAGAAGGAAGGCGGCGGAGAAATGAGAAGCACTGATGGCGGTGAAGGGGTCGTGATAGGTTTTGTAGATACAGGCATCAACCCAGTGCACCCCAGCTTCGCCTTTGATCCCACCTCTCATCATCGCGGCGGCGGCGGTCGTCGCTTCTTCACTGGCGCGTGCGAGACTGGTCCTCGATTTCCCCCAACTTCGTGCAATGGCAAAATAGTTTCTGCCAGATTCTTTGCTGCCGGGGCTCAAGCTATGGCTCCTCTCAACTCCTCTGTCGACTTCCTCTCCCCCTTTGATGCGGTTGGACATGGCAG CCATGTGGCTTCAATTGCTGTCGGAAATTATGGGACCCCTGTGGTTGTCGATTGCTTCCTCTATGGGAGAGCTAGCGGGATGGCGCCACGTGCACG AATTGCTGTGTACAAAGCTATATATCCAAGCGTGGGTGCTCTAGCAGATGTGGTTGCAGCAATTGATCAg GCAACGATGGACGGAgttgatattttaaatttgtCAGTTGGACCAGATGGGCCGCCGAAGGATACAATCACCTTCTTAGGGGTGTTTGAAATTGTCATGCTATTTGCGCGGAGGGCCGGAGTTTTGGTGGTGCAGGCTACCGGAAACCACGGCCCCGACCCTTCCACTGTCGTGGCTTTCAGCCCTTGGGCTGTTGGAGTTGCTGCTTCCACCACCGACAGGACCTACACCGCCGCTCTCCTCCTCGGAAACCGTCTAATAGTTGCCGGCGTTGGATTATCAG GACGAACTTATGGGAATAGTTCATGCCAATATAAGCTAGTGTTGGCGAAGGATGCCATCAAGGCAAATTGGACCTCGCCCAAGAGTCCAGAGTACATGGAAGAGTGTCAATATCCAGAAGCACTGGAGCCTGCAATAGTGCACGACAGTGTGGTGATCTGCACCTTCTCGGCAGGATTCTCCAAAGGGACCTCCACACTCACCGCCATTATTAACACTGCAAAGCTCCTAGGATTCATGGGCTTTGTTCTAGTCGCCAACCCCACCTATGGTGATTTTGTCGTTGAACCCATTCCTTTTTCTGTTCCAGCAATTATGATCCCAACGGTAGCCAGTGCAAAG ATTATAGTGCAGTATTATAATCAGCATACCTACAGAGGTGCAAAAGGATTTGCTACCAGATTTGCAGGGAGAGCAGCCATTGGCGAAGGAAGAGTTGCCGCGTTCAAGGGGGCAGCGCCGATTGTTAGCAGATTCTCATCGAGGGGACCCGATATCATCGATAGTGCTGGAAATCCTGCTGATGTGCTGAAGCCCGATATTCTGGCCCCTGGGCACCAAATCTGGGCAGCTTGGAGCCCCCTCAGTGTTCTGGATCCCATCCTCAATG GATACAATTTTGCACTAGTATCTGGTACCAGCATGGCAACACCTCACGTGGCCGGAATAGCAGCGCTCATCAAACAGCATAATCCTTCATGGACTCCTTCGCTAATTGCCTCTGCAATCTCTACCACTGCAATCAAGCATGACAAACATGGGCAACCCATACTGGCACAAGGATCCGATATTAGTAGCTTGAATCGTGCCAGTCCTTTCGATTTCGGTGCTGGCCTTTTAGATCCAGCTCGCGCTGATAATCCGGGTCTGGTTTTTCCATTAG GATTCCAGGACTACATCAGCTTCCTGTGCTCCTTACCCGAGAATGACCCAACTATGATTCGAAATGCTACTGAAGAATCGTGCAGTAAGCCACTTAGCAACCCATCTGACCTGAACCTTCCTTCAGTGACAATATCAAAACTAACTGGATTCAGATTGGTACGCCGAAATGTCATGAACGTAGGCAACAAGCCAGAGACATACTTATTCTCAGTGCTACTACCCGAAGGGGTCATAGTTGGCATGTATCCACCTTGGTTCACCATAGGTCCAAGGGAAACCCAAGATTTGGAAATACATTTCAATGTGACCCAAGCAACGGATGAGTTTAGCTTTGGTGAGATAGTTCTAACAGGAAGTTTGGATCACATTGTGCGGATGCCTTTATCTGTTCTGCCTGTTTCCATGTCGCACAAATGA